The Candidatus Binatia bacterium genome has a window encoding:
- a CDS encoding nitroreductase family protein, translated as MNLESTDHLLRRTRSVRKRLDLERPVPPELIEDCIDIAFQAPTGSNTQGWSVVVVTDEAKRQAIADLYRDGMQGYAAMRESEGFGFADGDPRAEQMPRVMESALYLGENLQKAPVMVLFCIEGRVEEMGAFAQASIYGSILPAAWSFMLAGRSRGLGMAWTTLHLAHEAKAAELLGIPKNVTQAVLFPVAYFTGKDFKEAKRVPPKSLTHWNSWGTHR; from the coding sequence AGCGCCTAGACCTCGAACGTCCGGTGCCACCGGAACTCATCGAGGACTGCATCGACATCGCGTTCCAGGCGCCCACGGGTTCCAATACCCAGGGATGGAGCGTCGTCGTCGTGACGGACGAGGCGAAGCGGCAGGCGATTGCAGATCTGTATCGCGACGGCATGCAGGGCTACGCGGCGATGCGCGAGTCCGAGGGTTTCGGCTTCGCCGATGGGGACCCGCGCGCCGAGCAGATGCCGCGTGTGATGGAGTCCGCGCTCTACCTGGGGGAGAATCTGCAGAAGGCGCCGGTGATGGTCCTCTTCTGTATCGAAGGGCGGGTCGAAGAGATGGGTGCTTTCGCGCAGGCATCGATCTACGGGTCAATTCTGCCGGCCGCCTGGTCTTTCATGCTCGCAGGCCGGTCGCGCGGGCTTGGAATGGCGTGGACGACCCTGCATCTCGCGCACGAAGCAAAAGCCGCCGAACTTCTCGGGATCCCGAAGAACGTGACCCAAGCCGTTCTCTTCCCGGTCGCCTACTTTACCGGGAAAGATTTCAAGGAAGCCAAGCGCGTGCCGCCGAAGTCACTCACACACTGGAACTCCTGGGGGACACATCGGTGA
- a CDS encoding serine/threonine-protein kinase — MDARDFETLYATLALPESIAPTETIRPEPSDLRGAVTNDLPLPLLKQRGVETPAALTIGPTIGVGGMGVVYSARQWALDREVAVKTTRTDRDDSETRSALVREGWVTGTLEHPSVVPVYDIGQSENNAPMVVMRRITGVSWESCIGDMRFAPHFESGDELAWHLEIFLRVCDAVSFAHSRGILHRDLKPANVMIGTFGEVYLVDWGVALSLDPSRKGRMLTREEVRSVAGTPAYMAPEMLSESGVGLGESTDVFLLGASLFHVLAGHAPYRARSLLGTLRMAFEAEPPEFPDDAPPEIVEIIHRAIRREPSERFQSAEELRRAISEFLRHRDSFALAREGASRLGELRRSIAGRLDDKAIAGCRQVFTECRFAFEQALRLWKGNLEAASALTLAQEAMAQLELETGNISAAEMLVSQVETPSADLSAALAAAHAASRRQRAKFEQLQINAEEHDLREGAQDRRKLAMLIGLFWCGIPFVSGFLTLTGRHVVDSLDLFHHSVLMFLVTLLLLFLIRKTVLANLANLFLAKLLVIWISFVVVFRILLLEFGIDAYLGLCLETSIYAVSLGATALLSYKDSWIWVGVLGYFAAALLGAQAPKWILICQGFANLVAVTWLVRIWSPDGPEVGTSRRARALQQRNT, encoded by the coding sequence GGGCCGTCACGAACGATCTCCCTCTACCACTTCTCAAGCAACGGGGCGTGGAGACCCCTGCGGCTCTTACGATCGGGCCGACCATCGGAGTGGGTGGAATGGGTGTCGTGTATTCGGCGCGGCAGTGGGCTCTCGATCGTGAAGTGGCCGTCAAGACCACGAGGACGGACCGAGACGACTCAGAGACACGATCGGCTCTCGTCCGGGAGGGCTGGGTCACCGGGACGCTCGAACACCCGAGCGTGGTTCCCGTCTACGACATCGGCCAAAGCGAAAATAATGCGCCCATGGTCGTCATGCGCCGGATCACCGGTGTCTCCTGGGAGTCGTGTATCGGCGACATGCGCTTTGCCCCGCACTTCGAGTCGGGAGACGAGCTCGCCTGGCACCTCGAGATCTTCTTGCGGGTCTGTGATGCGGTGAGCTTCGCGCATAGCCGGGGAATTCTGCATCGCGACCTGAAACCGGCCAACGTCATGATCGGGACCTTTGGGGAGGTCTACCTGGTCGACTGGGGCGTCGCGCTGAGTCTCGACCCGTCTAGGAAGGGACGAATGCTGACGCGGGAGGAGGTGCGCTCGGTGGCGGGAACCCCCGCCTACATGGCGCCCGAAATGCTTTCTGAAAGCGGGGTAGGGCTGGGGGAGTCGACGGATGTCTTCCTGCTCGGGGCATCGCTCTTCCATGTTTTGGCGGGGCACGCTCCTTACCGAGCGCGCTCTCTGCTCGGCACGCTGCGAATGGCGTTCGAGGCTGAGCCTCCGGAATTCCCGGACGATGCACCGCCCGAGATCGTCGAAATCATTCATCGCGCCATTCGGCGGGAGCCGAGCGAGCGCTTCCAGAGCGCAGAGGAATTGCGCCGCGCCATTTCGGAATTCCTTCGCCACCGAGACTCCTTTGCCCTCGCCCGCGAGGGAGCGAGTCGTCTCGGGGAACTCCGACGGTCGATCGCGGGCCGACTCGATGACAAAGCCATTGCCGGGTGCCGTCAAGTCTTCACGGAATGCCGATTCGCCTTCGAGCAGGCTCTTCGCTTGTGGAAGGGAAATCTCGAAGCGGCATCGGCCTTGACGCTCGCCCAGGAGGCGATGGCGCAGCTGGAGTTGGAGACGGGCAACATCTCGGCGGCCGAGATGCTGGTGAGCCAGGTCGAAACCCCCTCGGCCGATCTTTCTGCAGCACTCGCGGCAGCGCATGCGGCGTCCCGTCGGCAGCGGGCGAAGTTCGAGCAACTTCAGATCAATGCCGAAGAGCACGATCTTCGCGAAGGAGCGCAAGACCGGCGTAAGCTGGCGATGCTGATTGGTCTCTTCTGGTGTGGAATTCCTTTCGTATCGGGTTTCCTCACGTTGACGGGACGACATGTCGTCGACTCGCTCGATCTCTTCCATCATTCGGTGCTCATGTTTTTAGTGACGCTCCTGCTGTTGTTCCTGATCCGAAAGACGGTTCTTGCGAATCTCGCCAATCTTTTCCTGGCCAAATTGCTTGTCATCTGGATTTCCTTTGTCGTCGTCTTCCGAATCCTCTTGCTCGAATTTGGCATCGACGCCTACCTGGGCCTCTGTCTCGAGACCAGCATCTACGCGGTCAGCTTGGGCGCCACGGCTCTTCTTTCCTACAAAGACAGCTGGATCTGGGTCGGGGTTCTCGGTTACTTCGCCGCCGCGCTGCTGGGCGCCCAAGCGCCGAAGTGGATTCTCATCTGCCAGGGCTTTGCCAACCTCGTCGCCGTCACCTGGTTGGTCCGCATCTGGAGCCCGGACGGACCCGAGGTGGGTACCTCCCGTCGCGCACGAGCGCTTCAGCAAAGAAACACATGA
- a CDS encoding DDE-type integrase/transposase/recombinase, translated as MYRILTAHDLITSPAYALIRAADRFQHPTKRPNELWQTDFTYLRVVSWGWYYLLTVLDDDSRYILAWMLGTMMKASDVTETPPAAVSPPALRNISGVRPGFASPMCPPGVPVCE; from the coding sequence GTGTACCGCATCCTGACGGCGCACGACCTGATCACGAGCCCGGCCTACGCCTTGATCCGCGCTGCCGATCGCTTCCAGCATCCGACCAAGCGACCCAATGAGCTTTGGCAGACGGACTTCACCTACCTGCGTGTGGTGAGCTGGGGCTGGTATTACCTGTTGACCGTGCTCGACGATGACTCGCGCTACATCCTGGCGTGGATGCTCGGCACGATGATGAAGGCGTCGGACGTGACCGAGACACCACCGGCGGCGGTGTCTCCTCCAGCACTCAGGAATATTTCTGGAGTGCGTCCGGGGTTCGCCTCACCGATGTGTCCCCCAGGAGTTCCAGTGTGTGAGTGA